Proteins from a genomic interval of Synechococcus sp. A15-28:
- a CDS encoding NnrU family protein, with the protein MAISHHSSIVMLILLVLFAVIHSGGASLRQRAEARIGARAWRLLFAAASIPSAVVVIGWFLAHRYDGIRLWNLQGVPGMGPLVWIGTAISFLFLYPATYNLLEIPAVLKPQVRLYATGIIRISRHPQAIGQILWCLTHALWIGSSFMLVTCFGLVAHHLFAVWHGDRRLKERFGEAFDDLKATTSVLPFKAVIDGRQQLDWREFLRPAQVGIAIAVGVFWWAHRFIPTAAGMVRNSALESLLS; encoded by the coding sequence ATGGCCATTTCCCACCACAGCAGCATCGTGATGCTGATCCTGCTGGTGCTGTTTGCCGTGATCCACAGCGGTGGTGCCTCCCTGCGGCAACGCGCTGAAGCCAGGATTGGTGCGAGGGCCTGGCGCCTGCTGTTCGCCGCCGCGAGCATCCCCTCCGCCGTCGTTGTGATCGGCTGGTTCCTGGCCCACCGCTACGACGGCATCCGTCTCTGGAACCTGCAGGGGGTGCCTGGAATGGGGCCCCTGGTGTGGATCGGCACCGCCATCAGTTTTCTTTTCCTCTACCCGGCCACTTACAACCTGCTGGAGATTCCGGCCGTCCTGAAACCCCAGGTGCGGCTCTACGCCACGGGAATCATCCGCATCTCGCGCCACCCCCAGGCCATCGGTCAGATCCTCTGGTGCCTCACCCATGCCCTGTGGATCGGCAGCAGCTTCATGCTGGTGACCTGCTTCGGCCTGGTCGCCCATCACCTGTTTGCGGTCTGGCACGGAGACCGACGCCTGAAGGAACGGTTTGGCGAGGCTTTTGACGACCTGAAAGCCACCACATCCGTACTGCCGTTTAAAGCCGTGATCGATGGCCGGCAACAGTTGGATTGGCGTGAATTTCTCCGACCCGCCCAAGTGGGCATTGCCATCGCAGTGGGCGTTTTCTGGTGGGCACACCGCTTCATCCCCACTGCTGCGGGGATGGTGCGCAACTCAGCACTCGAGAGTCTGCTGAGCTGA
- a CDS encoding NAD(P)H-quinone oxidoreductase subunit 5 gives MPSAAELAWLIPVLPLAGAVITGLGLISFNRTINRLRKPVALLLISCVGAAAVLSYAILAGQLAGAPPVESLFVWASAGSFVLPMGFVVDPLAAVMLSLVTTIALLVMVYSHGYMAHDKGYVRFFTYLALFSSSMLGLIISPNLLEIYVFWELVGMCSYLLVGFWYDRDGAAHAAQKAFVVNRVGDFGLLLGILGLFWATGSFDFQGIADGLRDGLSSGAIAPWAALLLCLLVFLGPMAKSAQFPLHVWLPDAMEGPTPISALIHAATMVAAGVFLVARLDPLYSQFPLVQTVIAVVGTITCFLGASIALTQMDLKKGLAYSTVSQLGYMMLAMGCGAPVAGLFHLVTHAFFKAMLFLGSGSVIHAMEEVVGHEPVLAQDMRLMGGLRQKMPVTAITFFIGCIAISGIPPLAGFWSKDEILGQAFNSFPVLWLVGFLTAGMTAFYMFRLYFLTFEGEFRGNDAAMQAQLLTAAGKDPGDHHPHSGSVHESAWPMAAPLAVLAVPSVLVGLLGTPWNSRFAGLLNPEEAVEMAEQFSWSEFLPLAGASVAISVVGITLAVLAYALHRIDLGQLVAGRFPSINAFLANKWYLDAINEKLFVRGSRKLAREVLEVDAKVVDGVVNLTGLLTLGSGEGLKYLETGRAQFYALIVFAGVIGLVVLFGVIGGPTA, from the coding sequence ATGCCTTCGGCCGCGGAACTTGCCTGGTTGATCCCGGTGCTCCCCCTCGCGGGAGCCGTGATCACCGGCCTTGGCCTGATCAGTTTCAACCGCACCATCAACCGGTTGCGCAAGCCGGTGGCGCTGTTGCTGATCAGCTGCGTCGGCGCAGCAGCGGTGCTGAGCTACGCCATCCTCGCCGGGCAACTGGCCGGTGCTCCCCCCGTCGAGAGCCTGTTCGTCTGGGCCAGTGCCGGAAGTTTCGTGTTGCCGATGGGTTTCGTGGTGGACCCCCTGGCCGCCGTGATGCTCTCCCTGGTGACCACCATCGCTCTGCTGGTGATGGTGTATTCCCATGGCTACATGGCCCATGACAAGGGCTACGTCCGCTTTTTCACTTACCTGGCCCTGTTCAGCAGCTCGATGCTGGGCCTGATCATCAGCCCGAATCTCCTCGAAATCTACGTGTTCTGGGAGCTGGTGGGCATGTGTTCCTACCTGCTGGTGGGCTTCTGGTACGACCGCGATGGAGCAGCTCACGCTGCCCAGAAAGCTTTTGTGGTGAACCGCGTGGGCGACTTCGGTTTGTTGCTGGGCATCCTCGGATTGTTCTGGGCCACCGGCAGCTTCGATTTCCAGGGCATTGCCGATGGTTTGCGTGATGGCCTGAGCTCAGGCGCCATTGCACCGTGGGCCGCACTCCTGCTCTGCCTGCTGGTGTTCCTCGGCCCCATGGCCAAGTCGGCCCAGTTCCCCCTTCACGTGTGGCTGCCGGATGCGATGGAGGGCCCCACCCCGATTTCCGCGCTGATTCACGCCGCCACGATGGTCGCCGCCGGGGTGTTCCTGGTGGCCCGTCTCGACCCTCTCTACAGCCAGTTCCCGCTCGTTCAGACCGTGATCGCTGTGGTCGGCACGATCACCTGTTTCCTGGGCGCATCCATTGCCCTCACGCAGATGGACCTGAAGAAAGGTCTGGCCTACAGCACGGTGTCCCAGCTCGGCTACATGATGCTGGCCATGGGCTGCGGGGCCCCCGTAGCGGGACTGTTCCACCTGGTCACCCACGCCTTCTTCAAGGCGATGCTGTTCTTGGGATCCGGTTCGGTGATCCATGCCATGGAGGAGGTCGTGGGCCACGAACCGGTGCTCGCCCAGGACATGCGACTGATGGGTGGTCTGCGCCAGAAAATGCCGGTCACGGCCATCACCTTCTTCATCGGCTGTATCGCCATCAGCGGCATCCCCCCACTGGCGGGCTTCTGGAGCAAGGATGAAATTTTGGGCCAGGCCTTCAACAGCTTCCCCGTCCTCTGGTTGGTGGGCTTCCTCACCGCGGGGATGACCGCCTTCTACATGTTCCGCCTCTACTTCCTCACCTTCGAAGGGGAGTTCCGCGGCAACGACGCGGCCATGCAGGCTCAGCTGCTGACGGCAGCCGGCAAGGATCCTGGCGACCATCACCCCCATAGCGGCAGCGTCCATGAATCCGCCTGGCCCATGGCTGCCCCTCTGGCGGTCCTGGCGGTGCCTTCCGTCCTGGTGGGCCTGCTGGGCACTCCCTGGAACAGTCGCTTCGCTGGCTTGCTCAATCCCGAGGAAGCCGTGGAAATGGCGGAACAGTTCAGCTGGAGTGAGTTCCTGCCTCTGGCAGGAGCCTCGGTGGCCATCTCCGTTGTGGGAATCACCCTGGCTGTTCTGGCCTACGCCCTGCACCGCATTGACCTCGGCCAGCTCGTGGCGGGCCGTTTCCCCAGCATCAACGCCTTCCTGGCCAACAAGTGGTACCTCGATGCCATCAACGAGAAGCTGTTCGTGCGCGGCAGCCGCAAGCTGGCTCGGGAAGTGCTGGAGGTCGACGCCAAGGTCGTGGATGGCGTGGTGAACCTCACCGGCCTGCTCACCCTCGGTAGCGGCGAAGGTCTGAAATATCTGGAGACAGGTCGGGCTCAGTTCTATGCCCTGATCGTGTTCGCTGGAGTGATCGGTCTGGTGGTGCTGTTCGGCGTCATCGGCGGACCAACCGCCTGA
- a CDS encoding NAD(P)H-quinone oxidoreductase subunit 4 produces MIEFAVAGASDPVAATVPWLSLSILVPIVGALLVPFIPDAGDGKQVRWYALGVTLITFLITVSAYLNGYDPSISGLQLSERVSWLPDLGLTWAVGADGLSMPLILLTSFITSLACLAAWPVSFKPRLFYFLLLAMDGGQIAVFAVQDMLLFFLAWELELIPVYLLLAIWGGKKRQYAATKFILYTAGSSLFILLAALAMGFFGGGTPSFEYTALAAKDFGSGFQLLCYAGLLIAFGVKLPIVPLHTWLPDAHGEATAPVHMLLAGILLKMGGYALLRFNCELLPAAHAQFAPLLIVLGVVNIIYAALTSFAQRNLKRKIAYSSISHMGFVLIGVGSFSTLGTSGAMLQMISHGLIGASLFFLVGATYDRTHTLQLDEMGGVGQKMRIMFALWTVCALASLALPGMSGFVSELMVFAGFATDEAYTLPFRVVICALAAVGVVLTPIYLLSMLREIFFGKEKQELSSHTNLVDAEPREVYIIGCLLVPIIGIGLYPRLMTDSYSRSIEALVGRDLGAMERIKQPTAPLIRGQAAPVPAVLNAPSVPAA; encoded by the coding sequence GTGATCGAATTCGCAGTCGCCGGGGCAAGTGATCCCGTAGCGGCGACCGTGCCCTGGCTGAGCCTGTCCATCCTGGTTCCCATTGTCGGCGCCTTGCTGGTGCCGTTCATTCCGGATGCCGGAGATGGCAAACAGGTGCGCTGGTATGCCCTGGGCGTCACCCTGATCACCTTTTTGATCACGGTGAGCGCCTATCTGAATGGCTACGACCCCAGCATCAGTGGACTGCAGTTGAGCGAACGGGTGAGCTGGCTCCCCGACCTCGGGCTCACCTGGGCCGTCGGAGCCGATGGCCTGTCGATGCCGCTGATCCTGTTGACCAGCTTCATCACCAGCCTTGCCTGCCTGGCGGCCTGGCCCGTGAGCTTCAAGCCCCGGCTGTTCTATTTCCTGCTGCTGGCGATGGACGGCGGCCAGATCGCGGTCTTCGCCGTGCAGGACATGCTTCTCTTCTTCCTGGCCTGGGAACTCGAGCTGATCCCGGTGTATCTGCTGTTGGCCATCTGGGGCGGCAAGAAACGCCAGTACGCCGCCACGAAATTCATCCTCTACACCGCCGGCAGCTCTCTGTTCATCCTGCTGGCAGCCCTGGCCATGGGCTTCTTTGGCGGGGGAACCCCCAGCTTCGAGTACACAGCCCTGGCGGCAAAGGACTTCGGCAGTGGCTTCCAATTGCTCTGCTACGCAGGTCTGCTGATCGCCTTCGGCGTCAAACTGCCGATCGTGCCGCTGCACACCTGGCTTCCGGATGCCCACGGAGAAGCCACAGCCCCTGTGCACATGCTGCTGGCGGGCATTCTGCTGAAGATGGGGGGCTATGCCCTGCTGCGGTTCAACTGCGAACTGCTGCCAGCCGCCCACGCCCAGTTCGCTCCGCTCCTCATCGTTCTCGGCGTAGTGAACATCATCTACGCCGCGCTCACCTCCTTCGCCCAGCGCAACCTCAAGCGCAAGATCGCCTACAGCTCCATCAGCCACATGGGCTTTGTGCTGATTGGCGTCGGCAGCTTCAGTACTCTGGGCACCAGCGGAGCCATGCTGCAGATGATCAGCCATGGACTGATCGGAGCGAGTCTGTTCTTCCTCGTGGGGGCCACCTACGACCGCACCCACACCCTGCAGCTCGACGAAATGGGGGGTGTGGGCCAGAAGATGAGAATCATGTTTGCGCTCTGGACCGTATGCGCCCTGGCGTCACTGGCCCTGCCGGGCATGAGCGGCTTCGTCAGCGAACTGATGGTGTTTGCCGGCTTCGCCACCGATGAGGCTTACACCCTCCCCTTCCGGGTGGTGATCTGCGCCCTCGCCGCCGTCGGGGTGGTCCTCACACCGATCTATCTGCTGTCCATGCTGCGGGAGATTTTCTTCGGCAAGGAGAAGCAGGAGCTGAGCTCCCACACCAATCTTGTGGATGCTGAGCCGCGGGAGGTGTACATCATCGGCTGCCTGTTGGTGCCGATCATTGGCATCGGCCTCTACCCCAGGCTGATGACCGACAGCTACAGCCGATCGATCGAAGCCCTGGTGGGACGTGATCTCGGCGCCATGGAACGGATCAAGCAACCCACAGCACCTCTGATCCGCGGTCAGGCGGCACCGGTGCCGGCGGTGCTCAACGCGCCATCGGTTCCTGCCGCGTAA
- a CDS encoding lipopolysaccharide assembly protein LapA domain-containing protein — protein sequence MRQINFGLIFGFGLITVFFTLENTTATTVHVLPGMDYTLPLAGLLLLVAGLGAASAWFFAAWTGMLNNVERFSQASEVEAQQVRIQELETDLNRYRSTVETQLGLLPATTVSSSAGADDSSDAT from the coding sequence ATGCGCCAGATCAACTTCGGCCTGATCTTCGGCTTCGGACTGATCACGGTGTTCTTCACCCTGGAGAACACCACCGCCACCACCGTCCATGTCTTGCCCGGAATGGATTACACCCTGCCGCTGGCAGGCCTGCTGCTGCTGGTGGCAGGCCTTGGCGCAGCCTCGGCTTGGTTTTTTGCCGCCTGGACGGGAATGCTGAACAACGTGGAACGGTTCAGCCAGGCCAGCGAAGTTGAAGCCCAGCAGGTGCGCATCCAGGAACTCGAAACGGACCTCAACCGCTACCGTTCGACGGTGGAGACCCAGCTCGGCCTGCTGCCGGCCACCACGGTGAGCAGCAGCGCTGGAGCTGACGACAGCAGCGACGCCACCTGA
- a CDS encoding segregation/condensation protein A, with translation MVPQVATHDGADAGARLAIRLLQDAAERGELDPWDVDVIAVVDGFLDQLRQRIEVPRQVAAVLDGRGGSYERDLADSSEAFLAASVLVGLKAEVLEASILPPPVEVEEHIDAAFDEQGWLDESFDLPRRPERHLQRRPVAPPPLRRPVTLGELIEQLESIAEHLEADELEARRRQRRRRFSDREAIAQVAGLAHREKLPETTAALGVYLNGWEDALAWIDFERLVQRWNSVAPGDLDTDRVGVFWALLFLSSQGAVELEQEGWLHAPLRLKRIPASGSFTQLPITRLEVPDPLPTRTTQAA, from the coding sequence ATGGTGCCCCAGGTGGCCACCCACGATGGTGCCGATGCGGGCGCCCGCCTGGCCATCCGCCTGTTGCAGGATGCCGCGGAGCGTGGGGAGCTCGACCCCTGGGATGTGGATGTGATCGCCGTCGTGGACGGCTTTCTGGATCAACTCCGCCAGAGGATCGAGGTGCCACGGCAGGTGGCAGCGGTCCTCGATGGTCGCGGCGGCAGCTACGAGCGGGACCTGGCGGACAGCAGCGAGGCCTTCCTGGCCGCATCCGTGCTGGTGGGTTTGAAAGCCGAGGTGCTTGAGGCAAGCATCCTGCCGCCGCCGGTGGAGGTGGAGGAGCACATCGACGCCGCGTTCGATGAACAAGGCTGGCTGGACGAAAGCTTTGACCTGCCGCGCCGGCCGGAGCGGCACCTCCAGCGACGCCCCGTTGCCCCGCCGCCGCTGCGGAGGCCGGTGACCCTGGGCGAGCTGATCGAACAACTGGAATCCATCGCCGAACATCTGGAAGCCGATGAGCTGGAGGCGCGCCGCCGGCAGCGGCGGCGGCGCTTCAGCGACCGTGAAGCGATTGCCCAGGTGGCAGGACTGGCCCATCGGGAGAAACTGCCCGAAACCACTGCAGCCCTTGGGGTTTATCTCAACGGCTGGGAGGACGCCCTGGCCTGGATCGACTTTGAACGGCTCGTGCAGCGCTGGAACAGCGTGGCGCCGGGAGATCTCGACACCGATCGGGTGGGTGTTTTCTGGGCCCTGCTGTTTCTGTCCTCCCAGGGGGCGGTGGAGCTGGAGCAGGAGGGTTGGCTGCATGCCCCTCTGCGGCTGAAACGCATCCCGGCCAGCGGCAGCTTCACCCAGTTGCCGATCACCAGGCTTGAGGTGCCAGATCCCCTGCCGACCCGAACCACGCAGGCAGCTTGA
- a CDS encoding NDP-sugar synthase, with amino-acid sequence MKAMILAAGKGTRVQPITHVIPKPMIPILQKPVMEFLLELLKEHGFNEVMVNVSHLAEEIENYFRDGQRFGVEIAYSFEGRIEDGELIGSALGSAGGLKKIQDFQNFFDDTFVVLCGDALIDLDLTEAVRRHREKGALASLVTKRVPKDQVSSYGVVVTDAEDRISHFQEKPKVEEALSDTINTGIYIFEPGIFDHIPSGVSFDIGSDLFPKLAELGAPFYAIPMDFEWVDIGKVPDYWQAIRSVLLGDVRQVGIPGKEIQPGVYTGLNVAANWDKINVSGPIYVGGMTKIEDGATIVGPTMIGPSCHICEGAVVDNSIIFDYSRIGAGVQLVEKLVFGRYCVGKDGDHFDLQEAALDWLITDARRQDLVEPSPQQKAMAELLGTELTQAAS; translated from the coding sequence ATGAAGGCGATGATCCTGGCGGCCGGAAAGGGAACAAGGGTTCAACCGATCACCCATGTGATCCCCAAACCGATGATCCCCATCCTGCAGAAACCCGTGATGGAGTTTCTGCTTGAGCTGCTGAAGGAGCACGGCTTCAACGAGGTGATGGTGAACGTCTCCCACCTGGCTGAGGAGATCGAGAATTATTTCCGCGATGGGCAGCGCTTTGGGGTGGAAATCGCCTATAGCTTTGAAGGGCGGATCGAAGACGGTGAGCTGATCGGTAGTGCCCTGGGTTCCGCCGGTGGTCTCAAGAAAATCCAGGATTTCCAGAACTTTTTTGACGACACCTTTGTGGTGCTTTGCGGCGACGCGCTGATCGATCTTGATCTCACCGAAGCGGTGCGCCGCCACCGGGAGAAGGGCGCCCTGGCCAGCCTCGTGACCAAGCGTGTCCCCAAGGACCAGGTCAGCAGCTATGGCGTTGTGGTCACCGATGCTGAAGACCGGATCTCCCACTTCCAGGAGAAACCCAAGGTCGAAGAGGCCCTGAGCGACACGATCAACACCGGCATCTACATCTTCGAGCCGGGGATTTTTGACCACATCCCCTCCGGTGTCTCCTTCGACATCGGCTCCGACCTCTTCCCCAAACTGGCCGAGCTGGGGGCTCCCTTCTATGCCATTCCCATGGATTTCGAATGGGTGGACATCGGCAAGGTGCCTGATTACTGGCAGGCCATCCGCAGCGTTCTTCTTGGGGATGTGCGTCAGGTGGGCATTCCCGGCAAGGAAATTCAACCCGGGGTGTACACCGGTCTGAACGTGGCAGCCAACTGGGACAAGATCAACGTCAGCGGCCCTATCTACGTGGGCGGCATGACCAAGATTGAAGACGGAGCCACGATCGTTGGGCCAACGATGATCGGCCCCAGCTGCCACATCTGTGAAGGGGCTGTGGTCGACAACTCGATCATCTTCGACTACTCCCGCATCGGCGCTGGGGTGCAGCTGGTGGAGAAACTCGTCTTCGGCCGCTACTGCGTGGGCAAGGACGGCGACCACTTCGACCTGCAGGAAGCAGCACTCGACTGGTTGATCACCGATGCCCGCCGTCAGGACCTGGTGGAGCCTTCACCCCAGCAGAAAGCCATGGCGGAACTGCTTGGAACGGAACTTACCCAGGCAGCGAGCTGA
- a CDS encoding methylenetetrahydrofolate reductase, with amino-acid sequence MATALQRAIESGQQAITAEVMPPRGGDPSHALAMAEHLRGRVHGINVTDGSRAVMRMSSLAVCRLLLDRGLEPVLQMACRDRNRLALQADLLGAHALGIHNLLCLTGDPVRAGDQADARPVNEFESVKLLRQVKAFNQGKDPVKAELLDGPTTLFAGCAADSHSRSWSGLQRRLQRKQEAGARFVQTQMVMDPAALERFQVELAGPMNLPVLAGVFLLKSAKNARFINRVVPGACIPETLIERLESADNPALEGVAIAAEQVKRYLGIVQGVHLMAIKAEERIPLVLDQAGVSSLPG; translated from the coding sequence TTGGCGACGGCGCTCCAACGCGCGATTGAGTCCGGTCAGCAGGCGATCACAGCGGAGGTGATGCCTCCCAGGGGGGGAGACCCCTCCCACGCGCTCGCCATGGCCGAACACCTCAGGGGGCGAGTGCATGGGATCAACGTCACCGACGGCAGTCGTGCGGTGATGCGCATGAGCAGCCTGGCGGTCTGTCGGCTTCTGTTGGATCGGGGGCTGGAGCCGGTACTGCAAATGGCCTGCCGGGATCGCAACCGGCTGGCGCTGCAGGCGGATCTGCTGGGGGCCCATGCCCTGGGGATTCACAACCTGCTCTGTCTCACGGGTGATCCTGTGAGGGCTGGCGATCAGGCGGATGCCCGACCGGTGAATGAGTTTGAGTCGGTGAAACTGCTGCGTCAGGTGAAGGCCTTCAACCAAGGGAAGGATCCGGTGAAGGCTGAGTTGCTGGATGGTCCGACAACGTTGTTCGCTGGCTGTGCGGCGGACTCTCATTCCCGCAGCTGGAGTGGCCTGCAGCGCCGCCTGCAACGCAAGCAGGAGGCCGGTGCTCGTTTTGTGCAGACCCAGATGGTGATGGACCCTGCGGCACTGGAGCGGTTTCAGGTTGAACTGGCGGGGCCGATGAACCTGCCTGTGCTGGCGGGTGTGTTTCTGCTGAAGTCAGCCAAAAATGCGCGATTCATCAATCGCGTCGTGCCGGGAGCCTGCATCCCGGAGACCCTGATCGAGCGGTTGGAATCGGCGGACAACCCAGCCCTGGAAGGGGTGGCCATCGCGGCGGAACAGGTGAAGCGGTATCTGGGGATCGTCCAGGGGGTTCACCTGATGGCGATCAAAGCCGAGGAACGGATCCCGTTGGTGCTCGATCAGGCTGGAGTCAGCTCGCTGCCTGGGTAA
- a CDS encoding helix-turn-helix transcriptional regulator, whose amino-acid sequence MSSSDPSDPLNIALSAREIEIIELVAEGLTNQEIADRLTISKRTVDNHVSNVFTKTGSKNRVALLNWAMDNGKICRDGFNCCALPDADGPE is encoded by the coding sequence ATGTCCAGCAGCGATCCAAGTGATCCCCTCAATATTGCCCTCTCGGCTCGGGAGATTGAGATCATCGAATTGGTGGCCGAGGGTCTCACCAATCAGGAGATCGCTGATCGGCTGACCATCAGCAAACGCACGGTGGACAACCACGTCAGCAATGTGTTCACCAAAACCGGCTCGAAAAACCGCGTGGCCCTGCTGAACTGGGCGATGGACAACGGCAAGATCTGCCGGGACGGCTTCAACTGCTGTGCCCTTCCAGATGCCGACGGCCCCGAATGA
- a CDS encoding CYTH domain-containing protein — protein sequence MAVEIERRFLLTGEGWRSLAGAPQPLRQGYLAASADGVTVRVRLRGVEAAWLTLKAAADAIGLVRHEFEYAIPVSDAESLWTLAPHRLEKTRFALSLVGGDWVVDQFAGRNGPLLLAEVELPSAQTALEIPAWCGREITGDGRWSNAALARRPLQDWPLAEREAFGFA from the coding sequence GTGGCTGTCGAAATCGAACGACGCTTTCTCCTGACCGGTGAGGGCTGGCGATCGTTGGCTGGAGCGCCCCAGCCGCTGCGCCAGGGCTATCTGGCCGCCAGCGCCGATGGGGTGACGGTGCGTGTTCGTCTGCGTGGCGTAGAGGCCGCCTGGCTGACCCTGAAGGCGGCCGCTGACGCCATCGGGCTGGTGCGCCATGAATTCGAGTACGCCATTCCGGTTTCGGATGCCGAGTCGCTGTGGACCCTGGCTCCCCATCGTCTGGAGAAGACCCGTTTTGCCCTGTCGCTGGTTGGTGGGGACTGGGTCGTGGATCAGTTTGCAGGACGCAATGGCCCGCTGCTGCTGGCGGAGGTGGAATTGCCGTCTGCGCAGACAGCGCTTGAGATTCCGGCCTGGTGCGGGCGCGAGATCACCGGGGATGGTCGTTGGTCCAATGCAGCCCTGGCCCGGCGGCCTCTGCAGGATTGGCCCCTGGCGGAGCGAGAGGCGTTCGGTTTTGCCTGA
- a CDS encoding NAD(+) kinase: protein MRLDRVWVIYRADSQPAQREARQCAKELKAFGSEVTTAMSGARVNPFPGLLATHEQLPDLAVVLGGDGTVLGAARHLAVYDIPILSINVGGHLGFLTHDRRVLRGNEIWQRLVNDQYAMERRMMLQAMVDRRSAEERANAPAPLQQPDLEDDEEHHWALNDFYLRAYRDEISPTCTLELEIDGEVVDQIRGDGLILSTPTGSTGYALAAGGPILHPGIDAIVVAPICPMSLSSRTVVVPPRARLVIWPLGAGDHRVKLWKDGVGCTVLEPGECCVVQQARHHAQMVQLNQSPSYYRTVASKLHWAGSLMAAQPSHN from the coding sequence ATGCGTCTCGATCGGGTCTGGGTGATCTATCGGGCTGACAGCCAACCGGCTCAGCGTGAAGCCCGTCAATGTGCCAAGGAGCTGAAGGCCTTCGGCAGTGAGGTGACCACCGCCATGTCAGGGGCCCGCGTCAATCCATTCCCCGGGCTGCTGGCAACCCATGAGCAACTGCCGGATCTGGCGGTGGTCCTCGGCGGTGATGGCACGGTTCTTGGGGCCGCCCGTCACCTGGCGGTGTACGACATTCCCATCCTCAGCATCAATGTGGGGGGCCATCTCGGCTTCCTCACCCACGATCGCCGTGTTCTCCGGGGCAATGAGATCTGGCAGCGACTGGTCAACGATCAGTACGCCATGGAGCGGAGGATGATGCTTCAGGCCATGGTGGATCGCCGCAGCGCTGAAGAACGGGCGAACGCACCAGCGCCTCTTCAGCAGCCTGATCTTGAGGACGACGAAGAGCATCACTGGGCTCTCAACGACTTCTATCTGCGCGCCTACCGCGACGAGATTTCACCCACCTGCACCCTTGAACTGGAGATCGATGGGGAAGTGGTGGACCAGATCCGCGGCGATGGGTTGATCCTCTCCACGCCCACCGGTTCCACGGGGTATGCCCTGGCCGCGGGAGGCCCGATCCTGCATCCCGGCATCGACGCCATCGTGGTGGCTCCGATCTGTCCGATGAGCCTCTCCAGCCGCACGGTGGTGGTGCCGCCGCGGGCCCGTCTGGTGATCTGGCCCCTCGGGGCGGGGGATCACCGGGTCAAGCTGTGGAAGGACGGGGTTGGCTGCACGGTGCTGGAACCCGGCGAGTGCTGCGTGGTGCAACAGGCACGCCACCATGCCCAGATGGTGCAGCTGAACCAGAGCCCCTCTTATTACCGCACTGTGGCCTCCAAGCTGCACTGGGCCGGAAGCCTGATGGCCGCCCAGCCGTCCCATAACTGA
- the nuoK gene encoding NADH-quinone oxidoreductase subunit NuoK, which translates to MTELLSQLPSLQAFLLLAAMLFCIGVWGLINSRNAVRVLMSIELMLNAVNINLMAFSSYVDGDLIRGQVFTVFVITVAAAEAAVGLAILLSLYRNRVTVDMEQFNLLRW; encoded by the coding sequence ATGACCGAGCTTTTATCCCAACTCCCTTCGCTTCAGGCCTTTCTGCTGTTGGCCGCGATGTTGTTCTGCATCGGCGTCTGGGGGCTGATTAACAGCCGCAACGCCGTGCGTGTGCTGATGAGTATCGAGCTGATGCTCAATGCCGTGAACATCAACCTGATGGCCTTCTCCTCCTATGTGGATGGCGATCTGATCCGCGGTCAGGTGTTCACCGTTTTCGTCATCACCGTGGCTGCTGCTGAAGCCGCCGTGGGTTTGGCCATCCTGCTGTCGCTTTATCGCAACAGGGTTACCGTCGACATGGAACAGTTCAATCTGCTCCGCTGGTAA
- a CDS encoding NADH-quinone oxidoreductase subunit J — translation MSIATTTEVICFLVLSAVVVTGALGVVLLSNIVYSAFLLGGVFMAVAGLYLLLNASFVAAAQILVYVGAINVLILFAIMLVNKREDLKAIAGLNVRRAVSGGVCLGLLALLVRVVVTTPWALPGPAAVGEEATARIGEHLFTDYLLPFEVASVLLLMAMIGAIVLARRDVLATDVVTGEAADQGLIEKSRTPLLVERPSS, via the coding sequence ATGAGCATTGCGACCACCACAGAGGTGATCTGTTTCCTGGTGCTGTCCGCGGTTGTGGTGACCGGGGCGCTCGGGGTCGTTCTGCTCAGCAACATCGTCTATTCCGCCTTCCTGCTCGGAGGGGTATTCATGGCCGTGGCCGGTCTTTACCTGCTGCTGAACGCCAGTTTTGTCGCCGCTGCCCAGATCCTGGTTTACGTCGGGGCGATCAATGTGCTGATCCTGTTCGCGATCATGCTCGTGAACAAGCGGGAAGACCTCAAGGCCATCGCCGGTTTGAACGTTCGTCGGGCCGTTTCCGGCGGGGTTTGTCTGGGCTTGCTGGCCCTACTGGTGCGGGTTGTGGTCACCACCCCATGGGCCCTGCCCGGTCCTGCCGCCGTTGGTGAAGAGGCCACCGCTCGCATCGGTGAGCACCTGTTCACCGACTACCTGCTGCCCTTCGAAGTGGCCTCTGTGCTGCTGCTGATGGCGATGATCGGCGCCATCGTCCTGGCCCGCCGGGATGTGTTGGCGACAGACGTCGTCACCGGTGAAGCCGCTGATCAGGGCCTGATCGAAAAATCCCGCACGCCGCTGCTGGTTGAGCGTCCTTCTTCCTGA